One part of the Streptomyces nigra genome encodes these proteins:
- the gmk gene encoding guanylate kinase, whose product MAVTPRGTTPEPPDARPRLTVLSGPSGVGKSTVVAHMRKEHPEVWLSVSATTRKSRPGEQHGVHYFFVTDEEMDKLIANGELLEWAEFAGNRYGTPRAAVLERLDAGEPVLLEIDLQGARQVRESMPEAQLVFLAPPSWDELVRRLTGRGTEPPEVIERRLEAAKIELAAEPEFDVTLVNTSVEDVARELLALVDVV is encoded by the coding sequence ATGGCTGTAACACCCCGGGGGACGACCCCCGAGCCCCCGGACGCACGTCCGCGGCTGACCGTGCTCTCCGGCCCCTCCGGGGTCGGCAAGAGCACGGTCGTCGCCCACATGCGCAAAGAACACCCCGAGGTCTGGCTCTCGGTGTCGGCGACGACCCGCAAGTCCCGCCCCGGCGAGCAGCACGGAGTCCACTACTTCTTCGTCACCGACGAGGAGATGGACAAGCTGATCGCCAACGGCGAGCTGCTGGAGTGGGCCGAGTTCGCCGGCAACCGCTACGGCACGCCGCGTGCGGCGGTGCTGGAGCGGCTCGACGCCGGAGAGCCGGTGCTCCTGGAGATCGACCTCCAGGGCGCCCGGCAGGTCCGCGAGTCGATGCCCGAGGCCCAGCTCGTGTTCCTGGCCCCTCCCTCCTGGGACGAGCTGGTGCGCAGGCTCACCGGACGGGGCACCGAGCCGCCCGAGGTCATCGAGCGCCGCCTGGAGGCGGCGAAGATCGAACTGGCGGCCGAGCCCGAGTTCGATGTGACGTTGGTCAACACCTCCGTCGAGGACGTGGCGCGCGAGCTGCTAGCCTTGGTGGACGTTGTGTGA
- a CDS encoding integration host factor translates to MALPPLTPEQRAAALEKAAAARRERAEVKNRLKHSGASLHEVIKQGQENDVIGKMKVSALLESLPGVGKVRAKQIMERLGISESRRVRGLGSNQIASLEREFGSTGS, encoded by the coding sequence GTGGCTCTTCCGCCCCTTACCCCTGAACAGCGCGCAGCCGCGCTCGAAAAGGCCGCCGCGGCGCGCCGGGAGCGGGCCGAGGTCAAGAATCGACTCAAGCACTCCGGCGCCTCCCTTCACGAGGTCATCAAGCAGGGCCAGGAGAACGACGTCATCGGCAAGATGAAGGTCTCCGCGCTGCTCGAGTCCCTGCCGGGCGTGGGCAAGGTCCGCGCCAAGCAGATCATGGAGCGACTCGGCATCTCCGAGAGCCGCCGCGTGCGGGGCCTCGGTTCCAACCAGATCGCCTCCCTTGAGCGTGAGTTCGGCAGCACCGGCTCCTGA
- the pyrF gene encoding orotidine-5'-phosphate decarboxylase, whose translation MTEPFGSRLRRAMDERGPLCVGIDPHASLLAEWGLGDDIAGLERFSRTVVEATADRIAVLKPQSAFFERFGSRGVAVLERTVEEARAAGALVVMDAKRGDIGSTMAAYAESFLRKDSPLFSDALTVSPYLGYGSLSPAVALARESGTGLFVLALTSNPEGGEVQHAVRADGRDVGATMLAHLAAENAGEEPLGSFGAVVGATLGDLSSYDLAINGPLLAPGIGAQGATPADLPRVFGAAVRNVVPNVSRGVLRHGPDVVALRDAASRFADEVRAAVAGV comes from the coding sequence ATGACCGAGCCCTTCGGCAGTCGACTGCGCCGTGCCATGGACGAGCGCGGCCCCCTGTGCGTGGGAATCGACCCGCATGCATCCCTGCTCGCCGAGTGGGGTCTGGGCGACGACATCGCCGGCCTGGAGCGGTTCAGCCGCACGGTCGTGGAGGCGACCGCCGACCGGATCGCCGTCCTCAAGCCGCAGAGCGCGTTCTTCGAGCGCTTCGGCTCGCGCGGGGTCGCCGTCCTGGAGAGGACGGTGGAGGAGGCGCGGGCGGCCGGCGCGCTGGTCGTCATGGACGCCAAGCGCGGCGACATCGGCTCGACGATGGCCGCGTACGCCGAGTCCTTCCTGCGCAAGGACTCGCCGCTGTTCTCCGACGCGCTGACGGTGTCGCCGTACCTCGGCTACGGCTCGCTGTCCCCGGCGGTCGCGCTGGCCCGCGAGAGCGGCACCGGTCTGTTCGTGCTCGCCCTCACCTCCAACCCGGAGGGCGGCGAGGTCCAGCACGCGGTCCGCGCGGACGGCCGGGACGTCGGCGCGACGATGCTCGCCCACCTCGCCGCGGAGAACGCGGGGGAGGAGCCGCTGGGCTCCTTCGGGGCGGTCGTCGGCGCCACGCTCGGTGACCTGTCGTCCTACGACCTCGCCATCAACGGACCGCTGCTCGCGCCCGGCATCGGCGCCCAGGGGGCGACGCCCGCGGATCTGCCCAGGGTGTTCGGCGCGGCGGTGCGCAACGTCGTCCCGAACGTCAGCCGGGGTGTGCTGCGGCACGGCCCCGACGTGGTCGCTCTGCGTGACGCCGCGTCACGCTTCGCCGACGAGGTGCGGGCGGCCGTCGCGGGCGTCTGA
- a CDS encoding quinone-dependent dihydroorotate dehydrogenase, producing MYKIFFTCFFQRMDPEQAHHLAFRWIRLVARVPVLRTFVAAALAPRYKELRTEAFGLRMHGPFGLAAGFDKNAVAIDGMSMLGFDHVEIGTVTGEAQPGNPRKRLFRLVPDRALINRMGFNNEGSLAVAARLASRTPVFRTVVGVNIGKTKVVPEAEAAADYVKSAERLAPYADYLVVNVSSPNTPGLRNLQATESLRPLLTAVREAADRVVTTRRVPLLVKIAPDLADEDVDAVADLAVELGLDGIIATNTTIAREGLGLTSDPALVEETGGLSGAPLKARSLEVLRRLYARVGDRITLVGVGGIENAEDAWQRILAGATLVQGYSAFIYEGPFWCRTLHKGLAARLRTSPYATLADAVGADVRKTV from the coding sequence ATGTACAAGATCTTCTTCACCTGCTTCTTCCAGCGGATGGACCCGGAGCAGGCCCACCACCTCGCCTTCCGATGGATCCGTCTCGTCGCCCGCGTCCCCGTGCTGCGCACCTTCGTCGCCGCGGCCCTCGCGCCCCGCTACAAGGAGCTGCGCACCGAGGCGTTCGGGCTGCGCATGCACGGGCCGTTCGGGCTCGCCGCCGGCTTCGACAAGAACGCCGTCGCGATCGACGGCATGTCGATGCTGGGCTTCGACCACGTCGAGATCGGCACGGTCACGGGGGAGGCCCAGCCGGGCAACCCCAGGAAGCGGCTGTTCCGGCTCGTGCCGGACCGGGCGCTGATCAACCGCATGGGGTTCAACAACGAGGGCTCGCTGGCCGTGGCGGCCCGCCTGGCGTCCCGTACGCCGGTCTTCAGGACCGTCGTGGGCGTCAACATCGGCAAGACCAAGGTCGTGCCCGAGGCCGAGGCCGCCGCCGACTACGTGAAGTCGGCCGAGCGGCTGGCGCCGTACGCGGACTACCTGGTCGTCAACGTCTCGTCGCCCAACACCCCCGGTCTGCGCAATCTGCAGGCCACCGAGTCGCTGCGGCCCCTGCTGACGGCCGTGCGCGAGGCCGCCGACCGTGTGGTGACCACCCGCCGGGTGCCGCTGCTCGTGAAGATCGCGCCGGACCTCGCCGACGAGGACGTCGACGCCGTCGCCGACCTGGCCGTCGAACTGGGCCTGGACGGCATCATCGCCACCAACACCACCATCGCGCGCGAGGGGCTCGGCCTGACGTCCGACCCCGCCCTGGTCGAGGAGACCGGTGGACTCTCCGGAGCGCCCCTCAAGGCACGCTCGCTGGAGGTCCTGAGGCGCCTCTACGCGCGCGTGGGCGACCGGATCACCCTCGTGGGGGTCGGCGGCATCGAGAACGCCGAGGACGCCTGGCAGCGCATCCTGGCGGGCGCCACCCTCGTCCAGGGCTACAGCGCCTTCATCTACGAGGGCCCCTTCTGGTGCCGCACCCTGCACAAGGGGCTCGCGGCCCGCCTGCGCACCAGCCCGTACGCCACCCTCGCCGACGCGGTCGGCGCCGACGTGAGGAAGACGGTATGA
- the carB gene encoding carbamoyl-phosphate synthase large subunit, with translation MPKRTDIQSVLVIGSGPIVIGQAAEFDYSGTQACRVLKAEGLRVVLVNSNPATIMTDPEIADATYVEPITPEFVEKIIAKERPDALLPTLGGQTALNTAISLHEAGTLEKYGVELIGANVEAINKGEDRDLFKEVVEEVRKKIGHGESARSVICHSMDDVIQGVETLGGYPVVVRPSFTMGGAGSGFAHDEEELRRIAGQGLTLSPTTEVLLEESILGWKEYELELMRDKHDNVVVVCSIENFDPMGVHTGDSITVAPAMTLTDREYQTLRDIGIAVIREVGVDTGGCNIQFAVNPEDGRVIVIEMNPRVSRSSALASKATGFPIAKIAAKLAVGYTLDEIPNDITQETPASFEPTLDYVVVKAPRFAFEKFPSADSTLTTTMKSVGEAMAIGRNFTEAFQKALRSLEKKGSQFTFVGDPGDKDELLREAVRPTDGRINAVMGAIRAGATPEEVFDATKIDPWFVDQLFLIKEIADELGESPELTPDLLAEAKRHGFSDQQIAEIRGLREDVVREVRHALGIRPVYKTVDTCAAEFAAKTPYFYSSYDEETEVAPREKPAVIILGSGPNRSGQGIEFDYSCVHASFALSDAGYETVMVNCNPETVSTDYDTSDRLYFEPLTLEDVLEIVHAERQAGPVAGVVVQLGGQTPLGLSQALKDNGVPIVGTSPEAIHAAEDRGAFGRVLAEAGLPAPKHGTATTFAGAKAIADEIGYPVLVRPSYVLGGRGMEIVYDETRLESYIAESTEISPSRPVLVDRFLDDAIEIDVDALYDGTELYLGGVMEHIEEAGIHSGDSACALPPITLGGFDIKRLRASTEAIAKGVGVRGLINIQFAMAGDILYVLEANPRASRTVPFTSKATAVPLAKAAARISLGATIAELRAEGLLPRSGDGGELPLDAPISVKEAVMPWSRFRDIHGRGVDTVLGPEMRSTGEVMGIDSVFGTAYAKSQAGAYGPLPTKGRAFISVANRDKRSMIFPARELVAHGFELMATSGTAEVLKRNGINATVVRKQSEGTGPNGEKTIVQLIHDGEVDLIVNTPYGTGGRLDGYEIRTAAVARSVPCLTTVQALAAAVQGIDALNHGDVGVRSLQEHAEHLTAARD, from the coding sequence GTGCCTAAGCGCACCGATATCCAGTCCGTCCTGGTCATCGGCTCCGGCCCGATCGTCATCGGCCAGGCCGCCGAGTTCGACTACTCCGGCACCCAGGCGTGCCGCGTCCTCAAGGCCGAGGGCCTCAGGGTCGTCCTCGTCAACTCCAACCCGGCGACGATCATGACCGACCCGGAGATCGCCGACGCCACCTACGTCGAGCCGATCACCCCGGAGTTCGTCGAGAAGATCATCGCCAAGGAGCGCCCCGACGCGCTGCTGCCGACCCTGGGCGGCCAGACGGCCCTCAACACGGCGATCTCGCTGCACGAGGCCGGCACCCTGGAGAAGTACGGCGTCGAGCTGATCGGCGCCAACGTCGAGGCCATCAACAAGGGCGAGGACCGCGACCTGTTCAAGGAGGTCGTCGAGGAGGTCCGCAAGAAGATCGGCCACGGCGAGTCCGCCCGCTCGGTGATCTGCCACTCCATGGACGACGTGATCCAGGGCGTCGAGACGCTCGGCGGCTATCCGGTCGTCGTCCGCCCCTCCTTCACCATGGGCGGCGCCGGCTCCGGCTTCGCGCACGACGAGGAGGAGCTGCGCCGTATCGCGGGCCAGGGCCTCACGCTCTCGCCGACCACCGAGGTGCTCCTGGAGGAGTCCATCCTCGGCTGGAAGGAGTACGAGCTGGAGCTGATGCGCGACAAGCACGACAACGTCGTGGTCGTCTGCTCCATCGAGAACTTCGACCCGATGGGCGTGCACACCGGCGACTCCATCACCGTCGCCCCGGCGATGACGCTCACCGACCGCGAGTACCAGACCCTGCGGGACATCGGCATCGCCGTGATCCGCGAGGTCGGCGTCGACACCGGCGGCTGCAACATCCAGTTCGCGGTGAACCCCGAGGACGGCCGGGTCATCGTCATCGAGATGAACCCGCGCGTGTCGCGCTCCTCGGCGCTCGCCTCCAAGGCGACCGGCTTCCCCATCGCCAAGATCGCCGCCAAGCTGGCCGTCGGCTACACGCTGGACGAGATCCCGAACGACATCACCCAGGAGACCCCGGCCTCCTTCGAGCCCACGCTCGACTACGTGGTCGTGAAGGCCCCCCGGTTCGCCTTCGAGAAGTTCCCCAGCGCCGACTCCACCCTCACCACCACCATGAAGTCGGTCGGCGAGGCCATGGCCATCGGCCGCAACTTCACCGAGGCCTTCCAGAAGGCGCTGCGCTCCCTGGAGAAGAAGGGCAGCCAGTTCACGTTCGTCGGCGACCCCGGCGACAAGGACGAACTGCTGCGCGAGGCGGTCCGGCCCACCGACGGCCGTATCAACGCGGTCATGGGGGCCATCCGCGCGGGCGCCACCCCGGAGGAGGTCTTCGACGCCACGAAGATCGACCCGTGGTTCGTCGACCAGCTCTTCCTCATCAAGGAGATCGCCGACGAGCTCGGCGAGTCCCCCGAGCTGACCCCCGACCTGCTGGCCGAGGCCAAGCGGCACGGGTTCTCCGACCAGCAGATCGCCGAGATCCGCGGGCTGCGCGAGGACGTCGTCCGCGAGGTGCGGCACGCGCTCGGCATCCGCCCGGTCTACAAGACGGTCGACACGTGCGCCGCCGAGTTCGCCGCCAAGACCCCGTACTTCTACTCCTCCTACGACGAGGAGACCGAGGTCGCGCCGCGCGAGAAGCCGGCCGTCATCATCCTGGGCTCCGGCCCCAACCGCAGCGGCCAGGGCATCGAGTTCGACTACTCCTGCGTCCACGCCTCCTTCGCGCTGTCGGACGCCGGGTACGAGACCGTGATGGTCAACTGCAACCCGGAGACCGTCTCCACCGACTACGACACGTCCGACCGGCTGTACTTCGAGCCGCTGACGCTGGAGGACGTGCTGGAGATCGTCCACGCCGAGCGGCAGGCCGGACCGGTCGCCGGTGTCGTCGTCCAGCTGGGCGGCCAGACCCCGCTGGGCCTGTCGCAGGCGCTGAAGGACAACGGCGTGCCGATCGTCGGCACGTCCCCCGAGGCCATCCACGCCGCCGAGGACCGCGGGGCGTTCGGCCGCGTGCTCGCCGAGGCGGGCCTGCCCGCCCCCAAGCACGGCACCGCGACCACCTTCGCCGGCGCCAAGGCCATCGCGGACGAGATCGGCTACCCGGTCCTCGTGCGGCCCTCCTACGTCCTCGGCGGACGCGGCATGGAGATCGTCTACGACGAGACCCGGCTGGAGTCCTACATCGCCGAGTCCACCGAGATCAGCCCGTCGCGGCCGGTCCTCGTCGACCGGTTCCTGGACGACGCGATCGAGATCGACGTCGACGCGCTCTACGACGGCACCGAGCTCTACCTCGGCGGCGTCATGGAGCACATCGAGGAGGCCGGCATCCACTCCGGCGACTCGGCGTGCGCGCTGCCCCCGATCACCCTGGGCGGCTTCGACATCAAGCGGCTGCGTGCCTCCACCGAGGCCATCGCCAAGGGCGTCGGGGTGCGCGGACTGATCAACATCCAGTTCGCGATGGCCGGCGACATCCTCTACGTCCTGGAGGCCAACCCGCGCGCGTCCCGCACGGTCCCCTTCACCTCGAAGGCGACCGCGGTGCCGCTGGCCAAGGCCGCCGCCCGGATCTCGCTGGGCGCGACCATCGCCGAGCTGCGCGCCGAGGGCCTGCTGCCGAGGAGCGGCGACGGCGGCGAGCTGCCGCTCGACGCGCCGATCTCCGTCAAGGAGGCCGTCATGCCCTGGTCGCGCTTCCGCGACATCCACGGGCGCGGCGTCGACACGGTCCTCGGCCCGGAGATGCGCTCCACCGGCGAGGTCATGGGCATCGACAGCGTCTTCGGCACGGCGTACGCCAAGTCGCAGGCCGGCGCGTACGGCCCGCTGCCCACCAAGGGCCGCGCGTTCATCTCGGTCGCCAACCGCGACAAGCGCTCGATGATCTTCCCGGCGCGCGAGCTGGTCGCCCACGGCTTCGAGCTGATGGCCACCTCCGGCACCGCCGAGGTCCTCAAGCGCAACGGCATCAACGCCACCGTCGTGCGCAAGCAGTCCGAGGGCACGGGCCCGAACGGCGAGAAGACCATCGTCCAGCTCATCCACGACGGCGAGGTCGACCTCATCGTCAACACCCCGTACGGCACCGGCGGCCGGCTCGACGGCTACGAGATCCGTACGGCGGCCGTGGCACGCTCGGTGCCGTGCCTGACGACGGTCCAGGCGCTCGCCGCCGCCGTCCAGGGCATCGACGCCCTCAACCACGGCGACGTGGGCGTCCGATCGCTCCAGGAACACGCCGAACACCTGACCGCGGCCCGCGACTAG
- the rpoZ gene encoding DNA-directed RNA polymerase subunit omega, producing MSSSISAPEGIINPPIDELLEATDSKYSLVIYAAKRARQINAYYSQLGEGLLEYVGPLVDTHVHEKPLSIALREINAGLLTSEAVEGPAQ from the coding sequence GTGTCCTCTTCCATCTCCGCGCCCGAGGGCATCATCAACCCGCCGATCGACGAGCTCCTCGAGGCCACCGACTCGAAGTACAGCCTCGTGATCTACGCGGCCAAGCGGGCCCGCCAGATCAACGCGTACTACTCGCAGCTCGGCGAGGGCCTCCTCGAGTACGTCGGTCCGCTCGTCGACACGCACGTCCACGAGAAGCCGCTCTCGATCGCCCTCCGGGAGATCAACGCGGGTCTTCTGACGTCCGAGGCCGTCGAGGGCCCGGCGCAGTAA
- the coaBC gene encoding bifunctional phosphopantothenoylcysteine decarboxylase/phosphopantothenate--cysteine ligase CoaBC: MDKPKVVLGVSGGIAAYKACELLRRFTESGHDVRVVPTASALHFVGAATWSALSGNPVSTEVWDDVHEVPHVRIGQHADLVVVAPATADMLAKAAHGLADDLLTNTLLTARCPVVFAPAMHTEMWEHPATQENVASLRRRGAVVIEPAVGRLTGVDTGKGRLPDPGEIFDVCRRVLARGVAEPDLTGRHVVVSAGGTREPLDPVRFLGNRSSGKQGYALARTAAARGARVTLVAADTGMPDPAGVDVVPVGTAVQMREAVLKAAADADAVVMAAAVADFRPASYAAGKIKKKDGQEPEPIVLVRNPDILAEIAGDRPRDGQVVVGFAAETDDVLANGRRKLERKGCDLLVVNEVGERKTFGSEENEAVVLGADGSETPVPHGPKEALADIVWDLVARRLDGVV, encoded by the coding sequence GTGGACAAGCCGAAGGTCGTTCTGGGGGTCAGCGGCGGCATCGCCGCGTACAAGGCCTGTGAGCTGCTGCGCCGGTTCACGGAGTCCGGCCATGACGTGCGCGTCGTGCCCACCGCCTCCGCCCTGCACTTCGTCGGTGCCGCCACCTGGTCCGCCCTCTCAGGCAACCCGGTCTCCACGGAGGTCTGGGACGACGTCCACGAAGTGCCCCACGTCCGGATCGGCCAGCACGCCGACCTGGTCGTCGTCGCCCCCGCCACGGCCGACATGCTCGCCAAGGCCGCCCACGGCCTCGCGGACGACCTGCTGACCAACACCCTGCTCACCGCCCGGTGCCCGGTCGTGTTCGCCCCGGCCATGCACACGGAGATGTGGGAGCACCCGGCCACCCAGGAGAACGTGGCGAGCCTGCGCCGGCGCGGCGCCGTCGTCATCGAGCCTGCCGTCGGCCGTCTCACCGGTGTCGACACCGGCAAGGGCCGGCTGCCCGACCCCGGGGAGATCTTCGACGTCTGCCGCCGGGTGCTGGCCCGGGGCGTCGCCGAGCCCGACCTCACGGGCCGCCATGTCGTGGTGAGCGCCGGCGGCACCCGCGAGCCCCTCGACCCCGTCCGCTTTCTCGGCAACCGCTCCTCCGGCAAGCAGGGGTACGCCCTCGCCCGCACCGCCGCCGCCCGGGGCGCCCGGGTCACCCTGGTCGCCGCCGACACGGGGATGCCCGACCCGGCCGGTGTCGACGTGGTGCCGGTCGGCACCGCCGTGCAGATGCGGGAGGCCGTCCTCAAGGCCGCCGCCGACGCGGACGCCGTGGTGATGGCCGCGGCCGTCGCCGACTTCCGTCCGGCCTCGTACGCCGCCGGGAAGATCAAGAAGAAGGACGGCCAGGAGCCCGAGCCGATCGTCCTGGTGCGCAACCCCGACATCCTGGCGGAGATCGCGGGCGACCGGCCCCGGGACGGCCAGGTGGTCGTCGGCTTCGCCGCCGAGACCGACGACGTCCTGGCCAACGGCCGCCGCAAGCTGGAGCGCAAGGGCTGCGACCTCCTCGTCGTCAACGAGGTGGGGGAGCGCAAGACCTTCGGCTCCGAGGAGAACGAGGCGGTCGTCCTGGGCGCCGACGGCAGCGAGACCCCCGTGCCGCACGGCCCGAAGGAAGCCCTCGCCGACATCGTGTGGGACCTCGTCGCGCGTCGTCTGGACGGTGTCGTCTGA